The Microterricola viridarii genome segment CAGGGACGCGGTCATGACGCGCATGCGGCTGTTGGCCCACGAGGCCGAGAAGGCCGGCGTCGTGCTGCTGCACGAGAACGAGAAAGACATCTACGGCGACACCCCCGAGCGCGTGCTCGACCTGGTCGAGAGCGTCGGGTCGCCCGCGCTGCGCCTCGCCTGGGACAACGCCAACTTCGTGCAGGTCGGCGCGAAGCCGTTCACCGACGGCTACGCAATGCTGCGCCCCTACCTGGACTACCTGCAGGTGAAGGACGCCGTCGCCGCAACGGGCGAGGTCGTGCCAGCAGGCCAGGGCGACGGCGAACTGCGCGAGACCCTGACCGCGCTGCGTGACGACGGCTACAGTGGCTTCGCCTCGCTCGAGCCGCACCTGGCCGCCCAGCACGCCCTCGGTGGATTCTCCGGCCCCGCCGCGTTCGGCCAGGCCGCCAGAGCCTTCGCCGGACTGCTCGCCGAGATCGGGGTCGGCGCGAAATGACCGGAGAGAACCTCACCGTCAACGGCGATGCTGAGCAACTGGCTCCCCACACACGTCGCGTCGCGGTCATCGGCTGCGGCGACATCTCCGCCATCCACCTGGCAGCGATCGCCGGCCTGCCCGGCGCCAGACTGGTCGGGGTGTCCGATCCGGATGCCGCCAGGCTGGCCGCGGCGGTCCACGCGCACAGGGTGCCCGGGTTCGCCGACCACCTGGAGCTGTTCGCCGAGCTCGCGCCCGACGTCGTGCACATCTGCACCCCGCACAACACGCATGCGCAACTGGCGATCGACGCCCTCGAGCGCGGCATCAACGTGATCGTCGAGAAGCCGCTCGCCGATTCGCGTGAAGAAGGCAGGCGGGTAGCGGCCGCTGCCAGGAACAGCACGGCGAGAATCGGCGTGTGCTTCCAGAATCGGTACAACGCGCCGGTTGTCGCAGCACAGGCCCTGTTGGCAGGCGGCACCCTGGGCTCGATCAGGGGAGCGTCTGCCACCGTGAGCTGGCACCGCACCGCGGAGTACTACCTCGACAGGCCATGGCGTGGCACCTGGTCCGGCGGTGGCGGCGGGCTGCTGATGAACCAGGCGATCCACACCATCGACCTGCTGCACTGGCTCGTTGGCCCGGTCTCTGACGTCGACGGTCATGCAAGCACCAGGCACCTCGGTGATGTCATCGAGGTGGAAGACACCGCAGAACTGATGCTGAGCCATGAGAACGGTGCGCGCAGCGTCTTCTACGCCACGCTGGCCCACACTATGAATTCCCCGGTCAGTATCGAGATCGTGACCGATGGGGCGGTTCTTCTGCTCAAGGGCGATCTCACCGTCACGTACTCGGATGGCCGAACAGAGCTCATCAGGGAGACCAACGCCGCAACCGGGGAGCGTGCCTACTGGGGCATCTCGCACGAGCTGCTCATCGCTGACTTCTACCGTGGCCTCGATTCTGGAGAGCCGTTCTGGATTGATCCGGACGAAGCGCAGAAATCCCTCGACGTCGTTCAAGACGTCTATGACCTGTCGTACGGCACGCGCACTGGCGCGCTCCCGCACACGATCGATTCCCCCTCACAGAAAGCAGTTTCATGACTAAGAAGGTACGCATCGGCATCATTGGGCTCGGCGCCCAGGGGTCTATGTACGCGAAGTTCATCACCGATGGCCTGGTGCCGAACATGGAAATCGGGGCCATCGCAGACATCGACCCGGCCAAGGCGGAGAGTGCGGCATCCGACTACCCGGGAATCCCGTTCTTCTCTGACTACCTGGAGATGATCGAGAGCGGCAGCGTCGACGCCGTCGTCACCTGCGTCCCGCACTTCCTGCACCCGCAGATCGGCATCGAGGCGCTGCAGCGCGACATCCATGCCCTGGTCGAGAAGCCGGCAGGCGTCTACACCAAGCAGGTCGCGGAGCTCAATGCCTATGCGCTCACCAAGCCGGAGCTGAGCTTCGGAATCATGTTCAACCAGCGCAACAATCCGCTGTACATCCGCCTCAAGGAGATCGTCGACGGCGGCGAGATCGGCAGCATCCTGCGCTCGAACTGGATCATCACCAACTGGTGGCGCCCGCAGGGCTACTACGACCAGAGTGCCTGGCGCGCCACCTGGGGCGGTGAGGGCGGCGGCGTGCTCGTCAACCAGGCCCCGCACCAGCTCGACCTGTGGCAGTGGATCTGCGGCGTTCCGAAGTCGGTGTACTCGAAGGTCGCCTACGGCTACCGCCGCAACATCGCGGTCGAGGACGAGGTCACCGCGTTGGTCGACTACGGCAACGGCGCCACCGGTGTCTTCATCACCGCCACTCACGAGATGACCGGAACTGACCGCTTCGAGATCGTCGGATCGCAGGGCAAGATCGTCGTCGAGAACTCGAAGACCGCGACCGTCACCCGGCTGAAGCGCCCGGAGCGCGAGCTCAGCGAGAACATGGACATGAGCGACGTCATGAAGCTGTTCATGGGCCAGCTCGACACCGACGACTACTACGAGCAGGAGACCATCGAGTTCGACTCGGTGTGGGGTGCCCAGCACGCCGGCGTGCTCGAGAACTTTGCCGCGAACATCCTCGACGGGACTCCGCTACTGGCGCCCGGATCCGACGGCATCAAGGGAGTGCGCTTGGCGAATGCCATCCACCTCTCCAGCTGGACGGGCAGGGAAGTATCGCTCGACTTCGACGAGGACGAGTTCATCGCGGAGCTGAACTCCCGAATCGCCGACGAGGACAAGTTCCCCGTGCTGGTCTAGCCCCGAACCTGGCCGGCTGTCGAGCTGGTCCAGCACCGCCAGCGGTGGCTGCGCGGGGCCGTGCCTGTGGCGCGGACCCGCGCTTCAGCGTGCCCGCCAGCGAGGGCGCAATGCGCACGCGCACGCTCACAGGCGATGAATTGTCACAGTTTTGACAATCGGTTGCCAAGTCCTCATTCCCTGATATAGCTTTACGGCAACAACCAAGAGCCACGCCTTCATGTCGGCTGGCAATCGGTTGCACCCTCACCGTCGAGAAACACACAGCAAACAGGAGACAACAATGAAGTTTCGTCCCCGGGTGGCGGCCGTCGCCCTACTCACCGCGGCAGCGATAACACTGACCGCCTGCTCAGGAAGCGGCGCTCAACCGGCCTCGTCCAATGGCTCGGCCGTCACGGGTGGCACGCTCACGATCGGCGCCCTCGTCGACGTGAAGTCGTTCGACCCGGCCCAGGCCCACATCGGCCATTACGTCCAGTACTACCAGCCCGTGTATGACTCCCTGCTGCGTCGCGAAGCAGACGGCACGCTGGTGCCTATGCTCGCGACGGCGTGGGAGTACAACTCCGACAACACCGAGCTCACCCTCACCCTCCGCGACGACGTGACCTTCACCGACGGAACCAAGCTCGACGCCGAAGCGGTCAAGATCAACCTCGACCGGTTCCGCACCGGCAACGGCCCCGACGCGTCGACCTTGGCGCAGGTCTCTGACGTCACCGTCGCCGACGCCACTACCGTGGTGATCACGCTCAAGGCCCAGGACCCCGCGCTGCTCGACTATCTCGGCAACGCCGATGGCTTCATTGCCAGTCCCGCGGCGGTAGAGGGCGGCAAGTTGGCCACAGACCCGGTCGGCAGCGGACCGTACACGCTCGACAAGTCCAAGACCGTCGCGGCCTCCTCCTACACCTTCGTGAAGAACCCCGACTACTGGGACCCGTCGCTCCAGGTCTACGACACGATCGTGGTCAAGCCGATCCTCGATACCACCGCCATGTCGAACGCCCTCCTCTCCGGGCAGCTCAATGCGGCGCTGCTCACCGCGAAGACGCAGCCGCAGGCCAAGGGTGCCGGCCTCACCGAGTACAACTACCCGACCGACTGGCAGGGACTGCTGTTCTTCGACCGCGATGGAACCATGGTTCCCGAGCTCGCCGACGTGAGGGTGCGTCAGGCCATCAACTACGCGATCGACAAGGAAACCCTGCTCGCCCAGGTGGGCAAGGGTCTCGGTACAGCGACCAGCCAGCCGTTCGGCAAGGGCACCGACGCATTCGACGAGTCGCTCGAGTCGGCGTACCCGTATGACGTTGACAAGGCAAAGGAGCTCCTCAGCGAGGCAGGCGTCGGTGAGTTCAGCATCACCATGCCGACAGTCTCCGGGTTCTTGGACCCTGCCCTCACGGCCGGTATTGGCCAGAACCTCGCCGACGTCGGCATCACGGTGAATTGGGAGAACGTGGCCGGTTCGGACTTCATTTCAAGCCTGGTTCAGGGCAAATACGCCGCCAGCTGGTTCTCGCTGTTCCAGGGTTCGCCCTGGGTTGCGGTCAACCAGATCATCGCCCCCGAGGCCACGTACAACCCGTTCCACACGACCGATGCGAAGGTCGAAACGCTCATCACGGCCATCCAGACCGGTTCGGCCGAGGAGCAGAAGACGGCGGCCCAGGAAATCAACAAGTACATCGTCGAGCAGGCCTGGTTCGCCCCGTTCTACCGTCCAGACCAGATCTTCTTCACTGACAAGAACACCACGACCGAGCCGCAGTTGCAGCAGGCCGTGCCGTCGATCTACTCCTACGCACCCGCGCAGTAGCTAGCCCGGGTCCCCGCCCGCGCATGGGCGGGGACCCCTCCCTCACGTTTGCTTCACCCCCCACCAACCACCTGACAACGGAGCAGAAATGGTTTCCTTTATCGTCCGACGCCTGATTTCGGGCGTGGTGGTGCTCTTCGTAGTGTCGTCGTTGACTTTCTTTATGTTGTACTTTTCGGCGACAAGCGTCGCCCGCAACATCCTGGGTGAATCGGCCACGCAGGCGCAGGTGCACCTCAAAGAGATCGAGCTCGGTCTTGATCAGCCCCTCTTTTCCCGCTACGTGGACTGGCTGGGAGGTGCACTCAGCGGCAACTTCGGTGTGTCGTGGTTCAACAGCCAGCCCGTAGTCGACAGCATCGTCGGGCGTCTTCCCACGACGCTGTCCATCGTCCTGGTGACGATCGTGATCGCCGCGGTCTTGGCCACGTTGTTCGGCGTCGCTGCAGCTGTGCGCCGCGGATGGGTGGATCGCCTGCTGCAGATCGTCTCCATCGGCGCATCTGCCATCCCTCAATTCGTTGTCGCGATTGTGCTGGTCACTGTCTTCGCGATCGGCCTGCAACTGTTGCCCGCGACGGGTTATGTGCCCCTGACCGATAGCTTCGGGGGCTGGCTCGCCTCGATCACGCTGCCGATCATCGCCTTGGCGATCGGCGCCGTCGCCTCGACCGCCCAGCAGGTCCGAAGCGCCGTGATCACCGTGCTCAGCCGTGACTATGTGCGAACGCTCCGCAGCCGCGGCTTGGCCCCACGGGAGATCCTGTTCCGGCATGTGCTGCGTGGCGCGGCCCCGGCCGGACTCACCGTGTTGTCGCTGCAGTTCATCGGAATGCTCGGTGGCGTTGTCGTGCTCGAGCAGATCTTCGCCCTTCCTGGGCTGGGATTCCTGGCGCTGCAGTCCACTACCCAGGGTGACATGCCCGTTCTGATGGGTGTCGTGGTCTACATCGTCATCATCGTTGTTGTTGTCAACTTGCTGGTCGACCTCGCCGTCGGCTGGCTGAACCCGAAGGCGCGTGTGTCATGACCGAAACATTGGCTGAGACCCCACAGCCCGCAGCAGTGGTCCGTACGGGTGTGTTCCGCCGGCTCCTGAAGAACCCCCTGGGCCTGGCGGCCCTGATCATCCTCGGGATCGTGGTCTTGACCGGAATCTTCGGACCCTTTCTCGCCCCGTTCGACCCCAACAAGGCCGACCTGGCGAATGCCTTGGCCGCTCCCGGCACCGACGGGCACCTTCTCGGTACCGACAGCGCAGGGCGCGATGTGCTCAGCCGGCTGCTGGTCGGCGCGCAGAGCACCCTGCTTGCCGCCGCCCTCGCCGCGATCGTTGCCCTGCTGATCGGACTGCCGACCGGACTGCTGGCCGGCTACTTCGGGGGCAAGTTCGACACCGTGGCGAGCTGGTGCACGAACGTGCTGATGTCGCTCCCGGCGATCATCATCCTGCTCGCCGCCAGCGCAGCGCTGGGCCGGTCGGTGTGGATTTCTATGACCGTGTTCGGCGTGCTGATGTCGCCCGGAATGTTCCGACTCACCCGCACGTCGGTGCAGG includes the following:
- a CDS encoding sugar phosphate isomerase/epimerase family protein; the protein is MVSTTLTPTWTLSGFGDEIDPEPAVQVAVLKALGASHIEVRSAWTTNVVDLDDEQLERLRAILTAQEVAVSAIASPIGKVDVSLDAELEVHRLRRIIRVAHALETPNIRVFSFFRGEGVSVESTRDAVMTRMRLLAHEAEKAGVVLLHENEKDIYGDTPERVLDLVESVGSPALRLAWDNANFVQVGAKPFTDGYAMLRPYLDYLQVKDAVAATGEVVPAGQGDGELRETLTALRDDGYSGFASLEPHLAAQHALGGFSGPAAFGQAARAFAGLLAEIGVGAK
- a CDS encoding Gfo/Idh/MocA family protein, translated to MTGENLTVNGDAEQLAPHTRRVAVIGCGDISAIHLAAIAGLPGARLVGVSDPDAARLAAAVHAHRVPGFADHLELFAELAPDVVHICTPHNTHAQLAIDALERGINVIVEKPLADSREEGRRVAAAARNSTARIGVCFQNRYNAPVVAAQALLAGGTLGSIRGASATVSWHRTAEYYLDRPWRGTWSGGGGGLLMNQAIHTIDLLHWLVGPVSDVDGHASTRHLGDVIEVEDTAELMLSHENGARSVFYATLAHTMNSPVSIEIVTDGAVLLLKGDLTVTYSDGRTELIRETNAATGERAYWGISHELLIADFYRGLDSGEPFWIDPDEAQKSLDVVQDVYDLSYGTRTGALPHTIDSPSQKAVS
- a CDS encoding Gfo/Idh/MocA family protein, producing MTKKVRIGIIGLGAQGSMYAKFITDGLVPNMEIGAIADIDPAKAESAASDYPGIPFFSDYLEMIESGSVDAVVTCVPHFLHPQIGIEALQRDIHALVEKPAGVYTKQVAELNAYALTKPELSFGIMFNQRNNPLYIRLKEIVDGGEIGSILRSNWIITNWWRPQGYYDQSAWRATWGGEGGGVLVNQAPHQLDLWQWICGVPKSVYSKVAYGYRRNIAVEDEVTALVDYGNGATGVFITATHEMTGTDRFEIVGSQGKIVVENSKTATVTRLKRPERELSENMDMSDVMKLFMGQLDTDDYYEQETIEFDSVWGAQHAGVLENFAANILDGTPLLAPGSDGIKGVRLANAIHLSSWTGREVSLDFDEDEFIAELNSRIADEDKFPVLV
- a CDS encoding ABC transporter substrate-binding protein, with translation MKFRPRVAAVALLTAAAITLTACSGSGAQPASSNGSAVTGGTLTIGALVDVKSFDPAQAHIGHYVQYYQPVYDSLLRREADGTLVPMLATAWEYNSDNTELTLTLRDDVTFTDGTKLDAEAVKINLDRFRTGNGPDASTLAQVSDVTVADATTVVITLKAQDPALLDYLGNADGFIASPAAVEGGKLATDPVGSGPYTLDKSKTVAASSYTFVKNPDYWDPSLQVYDTIVVKPILDTTAMSNALLSGQLNAALLTAKTQPQAKGAGLTEYNYPTDWQGLLFFDRDGTMVPELADVRVRQAINYAIDKETLLAQVGKGLGTATSQPFGKGTDAFDESLESAYPYDVDKAKELLSEAGVGEFSITMPTVSGFLDPALTAGIGQNLADVGITVNWENVAGSDFISSLVQGKYAASWFSLFQGSPWVAVNQIIAPEATYNPFHTTDAKVETLITAIQTGSAEEQKTAAQEINKYIVEQAWFAPFYRPDQIFFTDKNTTTEPQLQQAVPSIYSYAPAQ
- a CDS encoding ABC transporter permease, with translation MVSFIVRRLISGVVVLFVVSSLTFFMLYFSATSVARNILGESATQAQVHLKEIELGLDQPLFSRYVDWLGGALSGNFGVSWFNSQPVVDSIVGRLPTTLSIVLVTIVIAAVLATLFGVAAAVRRGWVDRLLQIVSIGASAIPQFVVAIVLVTVFAIGLQLLPATGYVPLTDSFGGWLASITLPIIALAIGAVASTAQQVRSAVITVLSRDYVRTLRSRGLAPREILFRHVLRGAAPAGLTVLSLQFIGMLGGVVVLEQIFALPGLGFLALQSTTQGDMPVLMGVVVYIVIIVVVVNLLVDLAVGWLNPKARVS